From the Chlorogloeopsis sp. ULAP01 genome, the window AGCCACAAAAAACCCCAAAAGCATCGGTACTAACCAGATTCGCCAAAACCGGGGTAGATACTCACCGTACCAGTAGCGCAGTAGCAACACCAAAACAACTAATCCAACTGCCAAACCAATAAAACCACCACGACTGTCAGCAAAACGGAAGCAGGCTAGATTTACAACCAACATCGTGATTGCTAAAGATTTTCGCACCCATCCCCGCCAAGCAAACACCGCCACTAAACTTAAAATCACGGCTGGCAGCAAATATCCAGCCAGCAAATTCGGATTTCCTAAAAAACTATAAACCCTTGTATTCTTAGACAATGGTGATTCAGGATCAACCCAAGTCGCTAACTGTGCAGCACCAAAAAACTTCTGCCGCACCCCATAGACACCCACAAGTAAAGACATATGCAAGTATAAAATCAGCAACCAAGACCTAATCCGGGGTGAGGTGAGTATCCTGGCACACAGTGCAAACAGCAGCAAGTAGAGTGTAAAATTTATTAACCCTGCTAAAGCTGCCCTTTTTTCTGGAGATAAGGCTGTAGCAACTACACAAACTCCCCAAAAAAGTAATAATAACAAGTGAATTGGAGTCACAAATAAAGTACTTGGGGATGTGACTTCGTCGGACAAAGTCAATAGTAACCAAAAGGCTCCACAAGCCAACATTAATATCCCCAGCACAGCTGTATTATTCACAGTAAATGGTGCTAATACAAACACCAAGCTCACTAAAGCAGCCGAAATTGCGTCTCCCCACTGCATCAAGATACTGGTTTGTCGCCAAGATCTTAATAAGCCCACTAAAAAACTGTGTAAATAGCTAGTACCAAGATATTCTTTCAGTGGTAAATCGGATAATGTAAATTTTTGCCAGATTAAATTCATAAGATACTGTAAGCAATTAGCACAGAGTGCAGATTTATGATAATTCAGGTAGCTCTAAAAGTTGAAAAACTTTCAACTCATAGTCCATGCTAATTGAAGACAGTTAATGCTCAAAGACAAAAGAGAAAACTTGTATATATATTTTTGTGTTTGTCGTGCTGCGCCAGTCTAAAATTGTGTGTACTAAGAAGAAGTATTTGAGGAAACATCACTCATTGCTTGTGCTTTTTCTTGATTTATCGGCAAAGTTAAGACATAACGGTATCCTGATTCTGGTGAGCCTTGAATCGAAATGTACCCGCCGTGTAATTCTGCCAACTCACAACTGAGCAACAAACCCAAGCTTTCCCGTGAGAGATTACCATGCTGCTTAGTTATATCCAGGATACTCGAAACGGAAACTCTCCCATTATTAAGCTGATCTATTGCTAATGGTAATTTGAGTGTTATTTCTTGATTTTCCGGGTGATCGTAAGTTTTTGCCTCACTTGTTAGTTCAAGCAATGGTGAGCTGTTGAGTCGGAAATAAGGATCAACTTCTGTAATCCCATCTCCCAACCAAGGATGGGAAACCCAAATCGTAATATGGAGCGTATTCTCCTTATATGAGACATGAATCCGAACAACGCTGCCTGTGGCAGATAGTTGAATCACGCTAAAAATCAGGTGATACAACATTTGTCGTACCTTGTCTTTATCTAAGGGCCAAATGCGATTACGTCCTGGTTCAATAGAGAGGCGAATATCTTGCTTACAGCGATTGGCGGCTTCTTCAAGAGTATTTATTGCCTGTTGACATAACATTTCTATATCCACAGGAGCAATGTTTAGTGTATTTTGGCTTTCATCCATTGCTCCTAGTTCAGTAATTTCATTCACTAAGGAAAGTAAGTATCGACCACTATGCTGGATAATGTCTAAATATTCTCTTTGCTTAGTAGTCAAAGGGCCGTATATTTCGCGTCCAAGTACACTAGCCATACCCAACACAGATGTTAAGGGTGTGCGCAACTCTTGAGTTAACTGTTCCAAAAGCTTCAACTTGAGTTGGTTGGTAGGAACAGAATCTGTTTGAATTGTAACCGGACTAATTTGGATTTCACTAGTACTAACTTCTGGTAGTGACCAATTAGCAGTACTCATGGAAATTGTGCTGTCTGAAACAGATTGCAATAACCGATTACGCTCAAATTCACTCATGCTCCAACGAGCTATTATTTGTAAAAACTCAATATCACGATGAGTAAAATTGCGTGGCACCAAGTCCATTACAGCCAGCGCACCTAAACAATTTCCACAAGCATCAATTAGTGGTGCTCCTAAATAGGCGCGAATGCCATAATCTTGCACTAACTTACTGGCGGCTAGCTCTGTATTTGCCAAGTGCTTAGTATCATTGATAACTACAGCCTGCACTCCTTCTACAACCTGAGTGCAAAAAGACTCCCAACGTAATAATTGGCGATTTTGCGCCAATTGATTCATTAATCCTAGTCTGGATAAACCAACTGCTGACTTGAACCAATGGCGTTCTTGATCCACAAATCCCAAAATAGAGATTGGTGCTTCTAAAAAATGGGCTGCCGTTTGAGTGGCTTCTTCAAAAACAGGAATGGTTTCTGGTTGTCGTAAACCTAATTCTGACAATGCCTTCAGGCGTTGTTGCTCTCTAGTTTCTGGGGATTCCCAACCATCCTTTAGGGGTAAAAACTTATTCTCAGGCTCCACCATTCCCACCACTACCTTGATAATTTATCGATACTGTAATTCATGTAACCACTGTTTATGGGTTATTCGCTACTCTTAAGCATTCCCCAATTTTGCTGCGGATCAACAAGGAAAGAGTAAAAATTTTAACTTACTAAAAAATTTTCATCTAGCTAACTACTTCTTTTTTGAAATATTTGGTTACCTCAGTAGACAGTATATATTCTCTATCTCTTTTGCTGTAAATGTAATCCGTAGTTATTTTAAAGTCGATACCTAGCTACGTTAGTCTTGGAGTTGAACTGGGTAATATAAAACTCAGAAGCAAATAGAAACTAAAAATTTACCCTGGTGTATTTCCGAAGTCATACATAGAGCAAATTTTTAAATTAGAAGTAGCGCCTCTATTTTAAATAGAGTTGTGAAAATGTTAGTGGATGTTGTTTTTCCCAACACTTTATTATTTCAATATCAAAAACGATTAGATAAAATATCTCATACCTTTAATACTTACAAAATTATTATTTTGAATTTGATTTTTATCAAATTACTGCTCAAAATTAATAGCTTCTCATATCTATTGAAAACAAATTCATGCTTGCAATACACAATAATTAATAGCAATTATGGCATTAAATGAAGAAGTATGTTAAGAATTTATTAATAAAAATTTAATATGAGATTTTTGAGTATATATGAAAATGAATAATATACCGAGCGCAATCCCTTTTGTAAACTTAAATTTCCAACATCAGTTAATTCAAAATCAACTGCAACAGGCAATTCAGACTGTATTAGAACAGGGAGATTTTATTTTAGGACAAGCACTTTCAGAGTTTGAAGCTGCGTTTGCTGCTGCTTGTGGCTCAAAATATGGCATTGGTGTAGCCTCAGGTACTGATGCGATCGCCCTTGGTTTACAAGCTTGTAATATCGGTTTTGGAGATGAAGTAATTCTACCAGTTAACACCTTTGTAGCAACGCTGATAGGAGTTTTACGTGCAGGAGCAAAACCAATTTTTGTAGATTGCGATCCTCGCACAGCTCTAATTGATTTAGAGGCAGCAACAAGAGCAATTACATCGAAAACTAAGGCTATTATTCCCGTACATCTTTATGGTCAAATGGTATCGCCAAAACAGCTTTTGGACTTGGCTAATACCTACAATTTACTAATTTTTGAAGATGCAGCACAGGCACATCTAGCTGAACGAGAAGGATACCATGCCGGCTCAGTGGGAATTGCAGCAGCTTTTAGTTTTTACCCCAGCAAAAATTTGGGAGGATTGGGTGATGGAGGAATGCTCGTAACGCGAGATCCAGATGTAGCTCAAATCATGATCCGTTTGCGCAATTATGGTGCATCTCAAAAGTATTTTCATACGGAAAGTGGTACAAATAGCCGTTTAGATACAATTCAAGCTGCTGTGTTGCACCAAAAATTACCATATCTTACTCAGTGGAATCGCGATCGCTTCCAGATTGCCCAGGATTACGATACTGAATTAGCACCCTTAGCAGCAAGCGGAATTATCCCCATAGAAAACCATAGCGGTGAAGGACACGTTTATCACCTTTATGTGATGAGAATTTGTGATTCTTGCCCTGTGGAACGTTCTGAAATTCAAGCACAACTCATGGCAGCAGGAATTCAAACAGGCATTCACTACCCAATTCCCTGTCATCTCCAGCCAGCATTTGCTGAGTTGGGTTATCAAGTCGGTGACTTTCCTCATGCTGAAATGCTGGCAAAGCAAATTCTATCGTTGCCGATGTATCCCGGCTTGAGCAACAGCCAAGTTAAGGAAATTTCGAGTGCGATCGCTGCTGAACTGCCAACCAATCTTTCCGTTGCAATCTAGGTGGAATGGCTAATGGTTTGATGATTGACTTTAGCTAAAAATTATGATCATTCGGCGTCAAGTAAAACATTGGCTTTCGCCACAATTGTTTAGCCTGCTAATTGTTGGTATTTTAGGGCTGTTATATGCTCCGGTTGTACTACATTGGCTGGATGGTTGGTTGCACAAAAATATTAGTACAGAACACGAATATTTTAGTCACGGTATAATCGGCTTACCCTTTGCTGCTTATATCACCTGGACACAGCGAAAATTGTGGCAAAGGCTGCCAGATCGTACTCATCCCTTGGGCGCTGTATTGTTGTTGGTAGGGGGAGTTTTTTATCTGAGCGGACTTAGCGAATGGGTGAATCTTTCCTTTAGTGCGATCCTAACAGGATTGTGCTTGTGGCTCAAAGGGATTCCAGGCTTGAAACTGCAAAGATTTCCCCTGCTATTAGTTTTTCTGGCAACACCAACTCTAGTTCCTTACTTAATTGCTCCTTATACTTTCCCCTTGCAAAGCTTCATTGCTGGTACTGCGGGCTTTATCTTAAATCAACTTGGGATGGCAGTAACTGTCGATGGCATCAATATATATGTAGAAGAACGGATTGTAGAAGTTGCCCCTTACTGTGCGGGCTTAAAAATGCTGTTGACAACTCTCTACGTTAGCTTGATGCTACTTTATTGGACTGGTGCTTTGTCTTCTCGTCGCATAACCACTTCGTTTTTATCCATAGCAGTGTTAATTAGCGTCAGTGGCAATATTGTTCGCAACACTTTACTGGCATACTTTCACGGTACAGTTCAAGAAGGCGCTTTTCATTGGTTGCATGACAGTTGGGGTGGAGACATATTTTCTGGAATTTTACTGTTGTTGTTGATACCAGTTTTGAATTGGATTAATAGCTATTTCTCTGAAACTGCACTAACTCAGCCAGAGGGGGGAAATTATGAAGAAGATAGAAGAGAAAACCCACCCACTAGCGATCGCCAGAATCTTTAAAATATGTAAGTAAAGTCAAAATATTTCTCAGAATCAGAGATAAAATCAATGGTGCTATTTGGATTTGGTAAAAAATTATCCCTTCCCACTCCTGAACAAGCTTTGCCAGGGCGGGCTGAGGCTATGCCAGTCACCAATCGTCATTATGTCAACGGCAATCCGATTAAGCCTCCTTTTCCAGAAGGTATGGAAATAGCCATCTTTGGTATGGGATGTTTTTGGGGTGCAGAACGCAAATTTTGGCAATTATCTGGAGTATACACAACGGCAGTCGGCTACGCAGCAGGCGTAACGCCCAACCCCACATACCGAGAAGTCTGTAGCGGCATGACAGGTCATAATGAAGTGGTTCTGGTTGTCTACGATCCCAAAGTAATTAGTTACAGTGACATACTCAAAGTCTTTTGGGAAAATCACGATCCCACTCAAGGAATGCGTCAAGGTAACGACGTTGGCACTCAGTACCGTTCTGGGATTTATGTTTATTCTGAGGAACAAAGAAAATTAGCAGAAGCATCGCGAGATGCGTATCAAAAAGCTCTCAAAGAAGCAGGTTACGGAAACATTACTACAGAAATTCTAGATGCGCCTGAGTTTTACTACGCAGAAGACTACCATCAGCAATATCTAGCCAAAAATCCTGGTGGATATTGCGGTTTAGGTGGGACAAATGTTGCTTGCCCCGTAGGATTAGTTGAATCTTAATCTTTAAAGTCATAGATCCCCGACTTTTGTGAAAAGTCGGGGATCTTAATTGTGAACTAAAATGGCAAAGCAAAAATTATATTTTAGAAATCGAACACAGATAATTTATCCGTGTGCATCTGTGTTTATCTGTGGTCGTTATTACCTAAAAATTAGATTTTGCAATCAATCTGTTATTTGCTTCAACTCAATGTGAGTTCAGCTAAATTACATTAGATGTTTAGTTCTAAAATTTTTAGAGTAGCTTATTTTCTTGAAAAATAAACATTCTTTGGCATTTTTGTGAGAAAAAGTAAGTTATTTCTCAACGAATATTAAGAAAAACTTATACAAAAAATATAGTTTAGTTTCCATACATATATATGCATTTGTTACTTATGAGTATTAAGAAATACTTATTAAAAAAGATTGCGGGTACTTGATTTAATTGCTAGATTGTGTTTGTGCAAAGATACATATGAATCCTAAGTATTTAGGAGAGGAGTGAACTATGAGCTATATCCATTCTGCCGATCGCGTCAAGTGTTAATTTTCGGCTGTGGATTTTTAGTGAGATTAAATTTCGTCTTACTGATACCGGATTGCGAAAAAGCGCTCATAGCGTCTGTATATGACAAAGGTGCGGTAAGACTAGAATTCTGGAGGTTTTAAATCCATGAATATTCAGGGCAAAGTGGCTCTAGTGACAGGGGCTTCCCGTGGGATTGGACGTGCGATCGCTCTAGAACTAGCGCAACAAGGCATGAAACGGTTGATATTAGTGGCACGCGATCGCCATAAGTTAGCAGAGGTAGCCAAAGAAATCGAGGCAATGGGAGTAGAAGCCGCGATTATGGCAGTTGATTTGACTAAGCCAGTGTTTGTTCATGTTGCGATCGCCCAACTGTGGCGCAGTTATGGGCCAATTCATATCTTAGTTAATTGTGCAGGCGTAGCACACCAAAACTCTTTTTTGCAATCTAAACTTCCCCAGGTGCAAGAAGAACTATCTCTCAATTTATTGGGAACCTACTCTTTAACTCACATGATGGCTCGACGCATGGCAAGCCGCAGAGAAGGGACAATAGTTAATGTTTCCAGCTTGATGGGGAAAGTGGCTGCTCCAACGATGGCGACATATTCAGCTACCAAGTTTGCGATCGTTGGATTTACTCAAGCTTTGCGCAGTGAGTTAGCTCCATATAATATTCGGGTGATGGCATTGCTGCCAACTCTTACAGATACAGATATGGTACGTGAGTTAGAGTTATTTCGTTGGGTAATGCCAATGACTCCTCAAAAAGTAGCGAAAGCGCTTGTTGCTGGCTTACAAAAAGATTCACCAGAAATTTTAGTGGGATGGCAAAGTCATATCGCAGTCTGGTGTCAACGTTTTGCTCCTTGGTTGCTGGAGAAGATATTAAAAATTGCAACTCCAAAAGTAGCAAATAGGGGACAGGGGACAGGGGAAAAAGACGCGGGGACACGGAGACACGGAGACACGGGGAATGAAGAGGACAAGGGGACAACCAGACACGGGGACAAGGAGAGTAATAAAAAACAACTACTAACCACTAACCATTAAACTAATGACTATTGACCAATGACTAATGACGGCGAGTGATGGTTTATCCTATCCCTAGAAGGAATGAACTTTCTCGCCGTCTTTGATGTAATTACAACAAAGATGCGATAAATACGATCGCTCCTCCCCACAAAATCAAACTAAAGGGTGCACCGATTAAAAGTCCAGCGATCACCCAACCTCTTTGATGCTCTTTAAAGTGTTGTACGCTGCGCCAGCGCTTACTCTTCCAAGCCCATTCATTACCTTTGGTACCAAGCAAGATTGTCATAATCCACCCAACTGAAGGAAATAAACAGATCAATCCAATCCAAACTTGATTAGTCCACAACCAAAACCAAGGCATGAGAAATGCACCCCAATTCCAGCCGAGAATTTCATCAGGAACTTTTTCTTGAGTATTGTTGATACCGCACCCAGAGTTGTTAATTAATTCTCGTGGCGGTAATTCTACCAATTTATTTATAACTGACTTGTTAACAACCAAACCTGATTTTAAAGCTTCTAATGCCTTGCGAGCATTGACAAATCTTTGCTCTGGTGCTGGTGCTGTCATTTTCTCTAGCCAGCTGGCAAAACTGGAACTGATGGTAACTCGCTCAATAAATTGAATCTGCAAATTGGATTGAGGTAATTCTGCTGGAGGAATGCCAGTTAGCAAATGAATCAATGTTGCTCCGAGTGCATACAAATCCGATGCCGGAGTTGCCCTACCACCATATTGTTCCATCGGTGCGTAACCATAGGTTCCCACAACAGTAAACGTTACTCCTTCTCTAAGAACTTGATCCTGAACTGCGCCGAAATCTACTAAATAAATATGATTATCTGCTCCCCAGATTAAATTACTCGGCTTAATATCCCGATGCAACACTGGTGGATGCAACTCGTGCAGAACTTTCAGAATATTTAAAACCTCAACAGCAATTTTGCGAACTTGCTTTTCTGTAAATCTATGTCCTTGAGCAAGTTTTTCTTTGAGGGATATACCAGGAATATATTGTTGTACTAAGCCAAACCAGAGTACTTGGTCATCAATACAAAAATTATCGACATACTTGGGAATACGGCGATGATTAAGATTTTGAAGAATTTGTGCTTCTCGCTCAAAAAGTTTAAGGTCATCCCACTGTACAGTACCACCAAACACTAGGAGTTTGACAACAACTAGTGCATTTTCTGGATCGGGGGCTTGTAAATCATTAGCTAGCCAGGTTTGGCGAACTCCATTGTTACCAAGTTGGCATTGAAGTTGATAACGGTTTTGTAAGATTTGGTTTACTTGCAGCATCTCAAACTTGCTTTCTCACCAGCCTGATTATTTCAATCTAGCTACAAGTACAAAGTCTTATAACACCCTCAGGTAGTACCTTCTTAATGGATTGCCCCAATGGGTGCAAAAGAGGAAAGGGGGAGTGGGAGCTAGGGACTAGGAAAGAAGCACCAGGAGTAAGAACGTCAAGCACAATTCCACCTCCCCGCGTCTCCTTGTCCCCTTGTCCTTTTCCTACTGAGTTAGTCCTTCAAACATACCCCTGACAGCAGCAACAGCATCTTGAGTTCGCGCCCAAACACTCTGATCAGGATCTTTACCTGTAAGTTCTCGCGTACCCAAAACTTCCATTACTCCTTTCAATTGCTCTTGATGGGCGCGATTTTTAAAGTTCACCTGATTTAAGGAACCAATTGCCTCTTTTACATCTTCACCAACAACTTGAGATGCCTTGTGGACAATCAAGCCAGTCATCACGGCTTGGTGCTTGATCCGTTCGTAAGCGGAAACTTTCTGATACAACGTCAACTCAGTTCCATCCATCAAACGGTTCACTTGATCTATATACTGCCGGATATTATCTCTAGGCTGAACCGAACCACCATCAAACTTAGCGAGTACTTCCTGAATAACTGCAAGGTTTTCTCGATCATCTCTAACAAAGTCATTCAAACGATCGCTAATCTCACTATCGCTACTTACAGCAGGCAGTAATTTCTGTTCAGTAGCAATCAGCAACTCTTGTAGTGCTTTGAGATCTGCAATCTCCATAGCGATCGCACTACGCTTTGTGTCATCCAAAGTCGCAACCATAGTAAACTTTCCTCAAATCAGAAGCAAACAAGATTAATTTTTCATTAGTTATTTCCTCTTAGTATCTTTCTTGAGATATATTCTCATCTGATTTGAAACTTATTGCTCATAACTAAAGCGATCGCGCAGGTGTTCGGCTCAATCATTCCTAAATTAGGTGACTTGTGGATTTAATTCACCAACTGCAAGCTCCCTGACTTCTCATGAAGAGCCAGGGAGTTGTGTTGCAGGACTTACGCACGAGTTATGGAATAATAAACCGCAGAGAAGCCAGTGCGCCCTTGCGGGTTAAGAGACTTGTAGCAAGGTCCGTGACACGGAGTCAAAAGGATTTTAGAGGGATTTTGCATAAGTCCTATAGAGTGTATTTGTGTTGGCTTATTTCTTGAGAAATTTTAACAACAAATTACCCAGCAATCAGGAGCTATTTTGGGAATTAGCGTGCGTAGGCAGGGAAAATAGACAGCCAGGAGGCAGAAGCCTGAAATGAGGAAGAATTCTGGATTCTGATTTAATTTGGTGGATCAATTTTATTAACGATCGCAGCCCAAATTATCATCGGTGAACCTACAGCCAAACAGAACAACCACTGTTGGAGAGTTAACGGCGCTGTTTCAAATACGTGATTAATCAAAGGCACATGAGCAAATACAATCTGTAAAGCGATCGCTCCCACAATTCCCAGTCCAATTGCGGGAATATCCACATTTTCTTGAATTGTGCCATCCATCTTGGCAATTAAATTCGGGATTAATTGGCTAATACTCAGTAGGTAAAAAATTCGTCCCGCAATTAAGGAATTAATCGCCATTGTTCGCGCTAAATCAACGTTACCTGTAGTTTGGCGAATATACTCAAAAACACCAAAGATTACAATCCAGTTAAACAGAGAAATTGCTAAAATTCGCTTGATTCTACTACCAGATAGCAATGGTTCATTAGGGCTGCGTGGTGGCTGTTTCATCACATTTTGCGGCTTCGGCTCAAAGGCTAAAGGCACTGTCATGGTGATGGAATTGATGACATTCAACCAAAGAATCTGTAATGACAAAATTGGCAAATCTCTGGCTAACAAAGTGCTTAACAAAACTGTCATTGATTCTCCACCATTAACAGGGAGAATAAAGCACATAGCTTTCAAAAGATTTTTATAAACAGCGCGCCCTTCCTCAACTGCTGCTTCAATAGAGGCAAAGTTATCATTAGTGAGCAGCATATCAGACGCTTCTTTGGCAACTTCTGTACCAGCGCCGCCCATTGCAATACCAATGTCTGCTTGCTTTAAGGCAGGGGCGTCGTTCACACCATCCCCTGTCATGGCAACTATCTCGCCTTTTGACTGCAAAGCTTCCACTAAGCGCAACTTTTGTTCTGGTGCAACACGGGCAAATACTACACCCTCTTCTGCTACCTGGGCTAGTTCCTGTCGATCCATCTTTGCTAGCTCTGCACCAGTAAAGGCTAGAATCGAGCCATTTTTATGAATTCCCATCCGGCGAGCGATCGCTTGGGCAGTCACAGCATGATCGCCCGTGATCATCTTGACTTGAATTCCTGCTTCTTGACAAGCTTGCACTGCTTTAATTGCACTTGCGCGTGGTGGATCTATCATCCCTTGTAAGCCCAAGAAAATTAAACCAGTTTCAATATCGGGATGATCCACCGTCATTTGCTCATTGCTGACTGACTTTTTTGCCAACGCCAGCACCCGCAACCCCTGCCGCGCCATAATATTTACTTCTCGTTCGATAGTTGTTTGGCGTAAAGTTTCTACACAATCTATCGGGCGGAGTTGTCCATCAGAATTTAACATCAAGGTGCAGCGTTTGAGAATTGCCTCTGCCGAACCTTTAACATAAATACTCTTACCTCTGGAAGTCTCATGCAAAGTTGCCATGTACTGGTAATCTGACTCGAAGGGAATCGCATCCAACCTTGGCATTTGTCTTGCTAAGTTAGATTGACTAAAGCCCGCCTTATTCGCAGATGCAATTAATGCTCCCTCCGTCGCATCGCCAACTACTACCCACTTCCCATTCTTATTTTCTATGTGGGAATCATTGCACAACAATCCAGCAACCAGACATTCCTGTAAACCTTTATCACTATTTAAATCAACTGGTTTGTCATCTTGAAGTATTTCCCCTTGCGGTTCGTAACCAACACCAGTGACAGTATACTGATGTCCTCCTGCATAAATTGCTTGTACTGTCATCTGATTTTCTGTGAGAGTACCAGTTTTATCAGAACAGATAACAGTCGCACTTCCCAAAGTTTCTACTGCTGGCAACTTTCGGATAATCGCGTGCATTTGTGCCATTCGGGAAACACCGATAGCAAGGGTTACAGTTACTACTGCTGGCAACCCTTCTGGAATAGCACTAACGGTTAAAGCTACGGCTGCTTCTAAGGCATCTTGCAAATTTCTATGGCTGAGTCCTACCACAAAAGTCAGACTCGCTAGTCCCAAAACCACGCGTAGCCAACTCTGGCTAAATTTATCAAATTTCCTGGTTAAGGGAGTAGAAAGATTGGTATGTTGCTCCATTAACTGAGAAATTCGACCTGTTTCAGTCTCATTTCCAGTAGCAACTACTACACCTATACCTTGACCAAAGGTGACAAAACCACCCGCGTAAGCCATATTTTTACGCTCTGCGAGAGGGGTTTCTGTCTTTAAAGATTTGGTATTTTTTTCTACCGCTATTGATTCGCCAGTTAGTGCTGACTCATCTACTTGCAAATTTCGTGCTTGTACTAACCGTAAATCTGCTGGGACTTTATCACCAGAAACAAGCAATACGACATCACCAGGAACCAAATCTCGTGAGGGTATGCGTAATTTTTGACCATCACGAATAACTGTTGTTTCCGTAGTAATGGCTTGAGCTAGTGCCGCGATCGCTCCTTCGGCTTTTGATTCCTGGATAAATCCAATAATTGCGTTGGTAGTGGTGACACCCCAAATTACCCCTGCATTCACAAAACTACCAGTGATTGCTTTTACTAAACCTGCACACAGCAAAATAATCAGCAGTGGCTGGTTAAATTGCAGGAGAAATTTCAACCACCAAGGCTTACTTTTCTTCCCAGTCAGTTCGTTAACACCAAAATTAGCTAATCGCTGCTCTACTTGTACACTGCTCAAACCTTTATCTAAATCTGTTTCCAAGCAGGCGATCGCTTGTGCTGTTTCCAAAGCATACCAAACCTTGGGCTGCTCCTGTGGCAGCCCAGCTACAGATATAGTTTGAACCATGATTAAATACTTTTTTAAACGTGTTATTTATTGTTTAACACTTTTTATTAGTGCCAAACAAGTCAAGACACTATTTAAATTAAATGAAAACCATAATCTTTTTACAATAGTTCGATTCTCCTAATCTGGCTGCGGGAAGGGCTACTCTCCCTTGAAGAGGTACCAAAGGATTGCCGCACCTGGCAAACGCGTCTTTGTTACCCTCCTAAGAGCGCTATCTTCACCATGTGACTTTGTTCTGTTCTGTGGGGAGTTGAGCATTTGGTATTAGACTAAAGCCTTTAGCAATGCTTGAAGTTTTAGTTGCACTTCAATCAGTTCTTTATCTGGATCGGAACCTGCAACGATACCAGCACCGGCGTAAAGTCTAGCGCGATCGCCATCAATTAATGCGGAACGAATTCCGACTATAAACTCACAATTGCCATCTGCGTCTACCCATCCTAGTGGCGCAGCATACAAACCCCTCTCAAAGCTTTCGTAACGGCGAATTTCAGCACAGGCTACATCTGGTGCAGCCCCAGCAACGGCGGGTGTGGGATGCAGTTGCGAAACTATTTTCAAAGGATGGACTTGATCGGGAACTATAGCACTAATTGGTGTCCACAAATGCTGAATATTCGATAACTGTCGCAACCGGGGTGGTAAAACCTGCGGTAACAAACCAAGCTGTGATAGACGTTGGGTAATAAAATCAATCACTAGCAAATGTTCGTGCCTTTCTTTTTCACTATTGAGTAAGCGATCGGCATTGGCAGCATCTTCAGCAGGTGTTTTACCTCGCGGCGCACTTCCTGCTAAGGCATCTGTGATTAACTGCTGCTTATGAATACTGATTAAACGTTCTGGGCTAGCACCAATAA encodes:
- a CDS encoding IctB family putative bicarbonate transporter, with the protein product MNLIWQKFTLSDLPLKEYLGTSYLHSFLVGLLRSWRQTSILMQWGDAISAALVSLVFVLAPFTVNNTAVLGILMLACGAFWLLLTLSDEVTSPSTLFVTPIHLLLLLFWGVCVVATALSPEKRAALAGLINFTLYLLLFALCARILTSPRIRSWLLILYLHMSLLVGVYGVRQKFFGAAQLATWVDPESPLSKNTRVYSFLGNPNLLAGYLLPAVILSLVAVFAWRGWVRKSLAITMLVVNLACFRFADSRGGFIGLAVGLVVLVLLLRYWYGEYLPRFWRIWLVPMLLGFFVAAFVVAFGFSETFRLRILSIFAGRGDSSNNFRINVWMAVIKMIQDYPVFGIGPGHDVFNRIYPLYQLPRYNALSAYSILLEVAVETGIIGLTSFIWFLVVMFNTGWSELQRLRQSSSVDGLWLIGAIAALAGMLGHGFVDTVWYRPAVNSIWWLLVGLVASYWTSSAQAQTQQVDSLHSQSAPN
- a CDS encoding GAF domain-containing sensor histidine kinase: MVEPENKFLPLKDGWESPETREQQRLKALSELGLRQPETIPVFEEATQTAAHFLEAPISILGFVDQERHWFKSAVGLSRLGLMNQLAQNRQLLRWESFCTQVVEGVQAVVINDTKHLANTELAASKLVQDYGIRAYLGAPLIDACGNCLGALAVMDLVPRNFTHRDIEFLQIIARWSMSEFERNRLLQSVSDSTISMSTANWSLPEVSTSEIQISPVTIQTDSVPTNQLKLKLLEQLTQELRTPLTSVLGMASVLGREIYGPLTTKQREYLDIIQHSGRYLLSLVNEITELGAMDESQNTLNIAPVDIEMLCQQAINTLEEAANRCKQDIRLSIEPGRNRIWPLDKDKVRQMLYHLIFSVIQLSATGSVVRIHVSYKENTLHITIWVSHPWLGDGITEVDPYFRLNSSPLLELTSEAKTYDHPENQEITLKLPLAIDQLNNGRVSVSSILDITKQHGNLSRESLGLLLSCELAELHGGYISIQGSPESGYRYVLTLPINQEKAQAMSDVSSNTSS
- a CDS encoding DegT/DnrJ/EryC1/StrS aminotransferase family protein; amino-acid sequence: MKMNNIPSAIPFVNLNFQHQLIQNQLQQAIQTVLEQGDFILGQALSEFEAAFAAACGSKYGIGVASGTDAIALGLQACNIGFGDEVILPVNTFVATLIGVLRAGAKPIFVDCDPRTALIDLEAATRAITSKTKAIIPVHLYGQMVSPKQLLDLANTYNLLIFEDAAQAHLAEREGYHAGSVGIAAAFSFYPSKNLGGLGDGGMLVTRDPDVAQIMIRLRNYGASQKYFHTESGTNSRLDTIQAAVLHQKLPYLTQWNRDRFQIAQDYDTELAPLAASGIIPIENHSGEGHVYHLYVMRICDSCPVERSEIQAQLMAAGIQTGIHYPIPCHLQPAFAELGYQVGDFPHAEMLAKQILSLPMYPGLSNSQVKEISSAIAAELPTNLSVAI
- the crtB gene encoding cyanoexosortase B, with the protein product MIIRRQVKHWLSPQLFSLLIVGILGLLYAPVVLHWLDGWLHKNISTEHEYFSHGIIGLPFAAYITWTQRKLWQRLPDRTHPLGAVLLLVGGVFYLSGLSEWVNLSFSAILTGLCLWLKGIPGLKLQRFPLLLVFLATPTLVPYLIAPYTFPLQSFIAGTAGFILNQLGMAVTVDGINIYVEERIVEVAPYCAGLKMLLTTLYVSLMLLYWTGALSSRRITTSFLSIAVLISVSGNIVRNTLLAYFHGTVQEGAFHWLHDSWGGDIFSGILLLLLIPVLNWINSYFSETALTQPEGGNYEEDRRENPPTSDRQNL
- the msrA gene encoding peptide-methionine (S)-S-oxide reductase MsrA, which produces MVLFGFGKKLSLPTPEQALPGRAEAMPVTNRHYVNGNPIKPPFPEGMEIAIFGMGCFWGAERKFWQLSGVYTTAVGYAAGVTPNPTYREVCSGMTGHNEVVLVVYDPKVISYSDILKVFWENHDPTQGMRQGNDVGTQYRSGIYVYSEEQRKLAEASRDAYQKALKEAGYGNITTEILDAPEFYYAEDYHQQYLAKNPGGYCGLGGTNVACPVGLVES